The following are from one region of the Veillonella nakazawae genome:
- a CDS encoding shikimate kinase, with amino-acid sequence MIIKRNIMLIGSMGSGKSHFGRNLAERKGWQFVDTDRVLEGRFGLPIAEIFKKIGEKAFRRAEMDVLKKVCLYHEAVISVGGNFPIEHRTLKVLKKYSYIIGIRAAQFRIVSRVNRRIGKRPTMDYNNVHAFVHAMIQSWKPVYKQCDFVLDTTNGRTYDFMQRIEDELVASGVQFKARRQPNDMNNGDDKESSQELKLNNSVTRNTNDSRIPKKIEAHKRTSQTLGSNKVGSNTSCCDKRRKQKTSNQKGKGRKSEAISKQHAPQGGNGYEKSRNTNKRRRRTWHERRHQSAN; translated from the coding sequence ATGATAATAAAACGCAATATTATGCTCATCGGTTCTATGGGAAGTGGCAAAAGTCATTTCGGTCGTAATCTTGCAGAACGCAAGGGATGGCAATTTGTAGATACTGATCGCGTATTAGAAGGTCGTTTTGGGTTGCCTATTGCTGAAATATTCAAGAAAATTGGAGAAAAAGCATTCCGTCGTGCTGAAATGGATGTACTTAAAAAGGTATGCTTATACCATGAAGCGGTTATATCTGTAGGTGGTAATTTTCCGATTGAACATCGTACGTTAAAAGTATTAAAAAAATACTCATATATTATTGGTATTCGCGCTGCACAATTTCGTATTGTGAGCCGTGTAAATCGCCGAATTGGGAAACGGCCAACTATGGATTACAATAATGTACATGCTTTTGTACACGCTATGATACAATCCTGGAAACCAGTATATAAGCAGTGTGATTTTGTACTAGATACAACAAATGGTCGGACCTATGATTTTATGCAACGTATTGAAGATGAATTAGTTGCTTCAGGCGTGCAATTTAAAGCAAGACGTCAACCCAATGATATGAACAATGGAGATGATAAAGAATCATCTCAAGAACTAAAACTAAATAATTCTGTTACTAGAAATACAAATGATAGTAGAATACCTAAGAAAATAGAAGCTCATAAACGAACTTCTCAAACATTAGGTTCTAATAAGGTAGGATCTAATACATCTTGCTGTGATAAACGTCGTAAACAGAAGACGTCTAATCAGAAAGGTAAAGGACGTAAGTCAGAAGCTATATCCAAACAACATGCACCACAAGGGGGGAATGGATAT